From the genome of Aerococcus sanguinicola:
ACGATATTTTCAACCGTGTTGACCACTTGGCCGTCGACTACCTTGGAAACCACCTTGCTTTCCGTCTTGCCAGGAGTGACCTGACCGGCTTCAACAAAGCCCTTGTCCTTGGTATTATCATAGACAAATTCAACTTCAACTGGAACATTTTGTTGGATTGGGGTTTCGGTGCCAGATACTGGCTGGGTGCCGACTTCGATAACTCGGTTAACTGGGGCCACGCGGTTGGCTTCGGTCTTCACTAAGTCCCCTGCCGCTTGGCCATTCTTGATGGCTTGACTGTATGTCACGTCAACGGAACCTGGCTTACCTGCTTCAAGGACCTTGGTTTCTCCGGCTTTGACGTTCGGATTGTAGCGGATTTCCACCGTATTCGGTACCGGAACGGTTTCGGTATGGGAAACTTGGCCGGTGAAGTCCTTGTTGCCGACCTTGATTAAAGCGTTGGACGCAGGCGTTTCTTGGGTCACCTTGCCTTGGCCGACCACAGAGTTGGTAATTGGCCATTCGGTTGTCCGGGAACCGACTGCACCTGGAGTCACGATTTCATACTTGCCGGCTTGGATAGCTGGGTCGTATTCTACCGTGTAGCTAAATGGCAGTTCTTCGGTGTAAGTATGGATACCTTCTGTCTTCGCCCCCACCTTGATCTTGCGGTTGACTGGCGCCTTGGTTTGAACCGGATCAGAAACCACTTTTTCACCAGGAAGGCCATTGGTAATAGTTTGGCTTACCGTGGTAGTCGTTTCGCCTAACTGGCCTTTTTGAACTTCAACCACTGCATTTGGAGCCAGACTTGGGTCCACTTCAACTTCGGTTTCAAAAGGCAGGACATTGGTGTATTCGTGGCTGAATTCGCCGTTATAGCCTTGGGTCCCCACAATAATCTTCTTATTGACAGGCGCCTTGGTTTCAGTTGTAGTCGTGGTGCCTGGAGTGACCGTGCCATCTGCAGCAGTCACTGGGGTGGTCTTGCTTTCTTCACCTGGGACCCCTGTATTTGGCACAACTTCGACCGTACCAGCTGGCTTCGTCGCGTCGTATTCGATTTCCACGTCGAATGGTTTTTGGCTGGTGGTCGTCACAGTGGTAGAGCCAGTTAAAGGCTTGGTGCCGACACGAATAATGTGTTCTTGAGGGGCGCTTTCCGCTTTGACAGTTGAAGTCAGGGCGCCATCCGTTGCCCCATTCTTGATGGCTTGTGTATAAGTCGTGGTCTTAGACCCTGGAACCCCTTCTTGGTCCACATGGTAGGTGCCCTTGTCTAGGGTTGGGTCTTCAACGACCTTGACTGGGAATGGCACTTTTTCAGTGACATCGTGGCTAACTTCGCCGGTAAAGTCTTGGTCACCCACTAAAACAACCGCATTGCTTGCTTGTTCATTGATAGTAGGTTCAGAAGTAGCAGTTACTTGGGAGTTTTCGATGGTCAGGGTCTTGGTCTGACTGCCTGGCTTACCAGGATTTGCGACCTTGTATTCGCCCTTCTTAAGTGATGGGTCAGTCTTCACTTCCACTTGGAATGGAATTGGCTCGGTCACTTGGTAGCTACCGTTAGACTTAGCCCCAATGCGAACAACACGTTTGACCGGATCTTTGCTTTGGACACTTTGTCCTGGTGTCGAAGCCGTCACCTGACCATTCTGGATGGTGTGGGTAGTTGTGGTGGTCTTCTCACCTAGAGCTCCTGGGTTTTCAACCACTTCTTTACCGGGTTCAAGGGTATTGTCGACAATGTATTCCGTTTCAAATGGAATCGGATCCTTGTCCACCGTTTCAAAGCTGCCCGTGTAGTCTTTTTGTCCCACCTTGATCAGCGCATTGACTGGGGCTACCGTTTCAACGACCGGTTCGCCCACGACCTTGGAGTTCTCGATGGTCCAGGTCTTCTTGTTAGAACCCGCTTGTCCTGGGATCACGACCTTGTAGTTTTCGGTCGCATCAGGATAGTTCTTATAGAAATTCGGATCGAATTCCACCGTGTACTTGAATGGGATTTCATCGGTATCGACAACCGTGCCGGTAGTCTTGGTGCCAACTTTGACTTTCTTAGGTTGAGCTGGTGTTGTGGTGGCCTTAGTGATATTAACCGCACCTGTTTGTGGGTCTCTGGTCGTCTTCACAGTCACTACGCCGTCTTGGCCTTCCTCAACCACAACCGGTTCAGCAGTTGGTTCCATATTTGGATCTACTTCGATTTCAACAGGTCGAGGGATCGCCACAGTTTCTTCAACCGGTTTAACCCCAACCTTGACTAAACGGTCTTGCTTTTCTTCGACGGTTTCGGTCCGTTTGCGGAAAAGTTGGTCGCCTGCTGTAAATTGGCCAGTGGCAGGGTCAACCAGACCTTTTTGCCCGTTGATGACGTCCTGTTCGAAGATGGTCCGTTCCTTGCCAGCCTTACCTGGAGTCACCACTTGGATGGTTCCTGCAGGCAGAGTTTCATCATATTCTTCTTTAGTTTCATAAGGAATCAATTTGTCATCGGTATCGGTAACGGTTGTCTTGTATTTCGGACGGGCGATAAATTGGGCTTTGACTTCTTCTGTAATAGGTTCATTTGTAACTTCATCTGTTCCATAATTAGCTCTGACGTTAACATATAGGTTTTCGCCACCTATAATCTCAACATCTTCCGGTACCATCGCAGTTACTACCCCTGACGTTGAATCGATTTGAACATTTGACCAGACATTCCCAGCACTATCTACATATTGCCCTGGCTGGAGTGTTTGGATATTGCCTTGCTTATCTTTATATTGCCCGGCTGGCAATGGAATGCCTTGTTCATCTTTATAAACTGGCTGAGCCAATTCAAAGGATAGCGGTCGGCGTTTTTTATCATTTTTAGGTATTTCAGGTTTGTTCTTTAAGACATCTCCCTGATAACCTACCTCCGCATGGTATTCCGGCCGGTTATTATCCGAATCTTGAACGACAAAATGGAACCAGTGGAGGTCTGTTGAACCATTAGTATAAGTATAGGTAATTGGAATAGCAATGAACTCTCCAGCCTTGGCTCCTTTTGGCGCTTTAACTGTAAATTGAGAGATATCATTGGGATTGGTCGTAATCTCCCAACCTTCAGCTTCTGCTTTTTTGATGAAATCTGGATCAATGACACCATCAGCGAAGCCTTGTTCGTCCGCCTTTATCATCTCCTTACCAGTTTTGCGATTAGGCTCGGTATCTGGATTAATATTCTGATCATCTATCACCATGATTTTGGCTTCGCCAGGTTTAATTTCGGTGAGCTTATCGTCCTTATGTTCAAGTTTCTTATCGAACTTTTGCTCGTAATATCTTGTATCATCAAGGTTGATCGTGATATGACCTAGGTCGTTGTAATTGTCATAACGGGCGATACCTTGCTTGTCGATTTCGACATCCTTGCCGTTATGCTTAATGGTTTGAATGCCTGCACCGGTTTTGACGTACTTATATGGTGAATAATCCCAGCCTTCCGCAACGGCTTGTTTATAGTCCTCTATCGTTTCAACGCCAGTTTCTCTCATATTGTTCAGATTGACAACTTCTTGGAATTCTTCAGTAGTTCTTGGACGGGCGAAGAAACGAGCTTGTAAACTTTGGATGCCTTTAAATTTATTGGTATTGAAGATGGAATTAGGATCTTCCAGAGCACCCTTAGGCATAGCGAAGATGATCTGACCTAACTGGATATCATTACCTAGTTTGCTCTGAAGTTCTTGGATGTTAGTTGGGGTAACAATAAAAGCATTGGCTTCTTTCACAACGGAGCCATCCGGATGGTAGACTTGACCGACTACCCGGTCATAGTCTGCTGGGTCTAAGTTATCAATCCGAGCACCGGTTTTGACATAGCCTTCCTTAACTGCCACTCGCTTAACATTGGTGTCACCTGCTACCTTGATAAGAGATAGGTTGGCATTTTCATTTGGATAAGGGTTGACACCAAAAGTGACTGCAAAGTTTCTCCCTTCTAACAATTTATCATAAGGATTATCAGTCGTATATTTATCTCTAAAAGAGATTGTTGTTTCCTTATTGGCATGATTATTAATATGCTGTAAATCTGTTTCATTTAATTGAGAATTTAGGCTAGTCTGTTGCTTGTCCTTTACCAAAACTACCTTTGTGCTCGGTTTGAAATCAACAGCTTTATTGCCAATTGTCGTAAGTGAATTTATATTTTCATACTCAACAAGACGAGGATTCTTTTTAGTTCCAGCCTCTACAGGTGGGTTTCTTACACTATCCGTTATAGAAAGATGGTTATAGGTTCGTTGGGAATCATTGCGATCGATAGAGATATCAATTCCATAAGTTCTCTGGTCTGTATCCTTGTCTGCATTAGGGTTAATAACGACATGACTAACCCCTTCCGTCTTAGCGCTTGATGCCGCAGAGAAGTGTGAGATCCCATTATTGGCCAATTCAGATTGTCGGTAGCCCTTACCCTCACTAATATTCTTCTCATTGGTAGAATAATTGATATTATCTGGATTAGTGGTACTGGCAGGTACAATCGGTGTATTCACTGTATCCGCTGGTAGGCCAGAAGTAGATGTCGGCACGCTACCTTCTGTCCCGCCTTCTCCTGGCATAGCATAGTTGACCGCTGCACCTTCTGCAGCATAAGGGACTGCCACAGCTTCAACGGGTTGGTTTGGGCTAACTTCTAAAGCTATATTAGCTGTTTCACTTGCGGGTTGGCTACTATCAGCTTTATGAGTTTCACTTGCATCCTCGACAAGGGTTAAAACTTTTGGTCCAGCTTGGCTCCCTTCGTTCACCGGAGCCAGTAGGGGGCTGGTGAGTTCAATTGGTTGTCCTTCAGCGGCTTGGACGCTTTGGACTTGGCCAGCTAAAAAAGCTGCGATCGCAACACTCCCTACACCGAGCGTCGTTTTGCGAATCGCATAACGATAATTCTTCTCCATACATATCCTCCTAGCTTACTAATTTGTCCCAGAAAATGTTCATACCATCATTTTTAGAACAAAATTTCCACTAAAGTGTTTTTTATTTTTAAAAAAATCTAAATTATAAATTAATTAACTCAATATAATGTATCTTAGCATTTCCTTGTCAGACTAGCAATTTCTAAGCTTTTATTGTACAAAAATAAATTTATTAGCCAATAAAAAGCTTGATTTTATCAGATTTATGTGTATTTTACCTTTTCTCATTAAATACAAAATAAAAACTTTTTCTTTCCAACCTTTAATCTCTGTCAAATTTTGAGATGGAAATCCCCTTGATCTTCTCTTAGGCATTAATGTCATCAAAGATTAAACGGTAGCGGTAGATCTTAGAGCTGACAATTAGCCAGTGGCCGTCGATCTTCTCAAAGCGGTCGTCATAGTAGCCATAGCCATCGAAGGCGGCAAAACCATTGAAGAGGACGCGGTCTTCGAAGGGGAAATAAGCCCGGGCTGTCCGGTCCGATTCGATGGAGACTTCTGGGATGTGGCCCATGTGTGCGCTCTGGACGCCCTCTCCCATGATCTTCCGGGCATTGCGGCTAACTTCTGCTAAGGAGCGCGAGGGCTCGGTCTTGGCAGGAAGCAAGGGGTGCTGGCCCTTGACGGGGTCCCAGGTGGAGAGGGAGGTGTCGAAGGTCACATGGTCGGCCATGACTGTCTCCAGGAGGTCGAAATCTTTAGAGTCGATGGCCCGCCAATAGCGCGCCTTGCACTGCTTGATGGCCTCAATGGCAGCTAATTCTTCTAGGATATCCATATCTTACGCCTACTTTCCTTTTTGCTTGGCCTTATTTTATAACGCGCAACCCAAATTTGGGGACAAAATTTCCGATCAAAGACTGGCAGTTTTTCCGATCAGGGGCTGGCTGAGCAGAAGATTAGCCCTCACCAATGAGAGCGCGTATAATGGCTAAGGTAATAGTTTGTAGCTTGCAACTACAAAGGAGGAAGATAAAGATGGTAAAAGATTACCGCGTCTTATTATTTTATAAATATGAACATATTGAAGATCCTGACTCTTTCGCTAAAGACCACTTAGCCTTCTGTAAGGGCATCGGACTGCGTGGCCGGGTTCTCGTCGGTGAGGAAGGCATTAACGGAACGGTTTCTGGGACGATTGACCAGACCGACCAGTACATGGCTTATGTCCACAGCCTGCCTGGTTTTGAAGATGTCTGGTTCAAGATCGATGAGGCGGATGACTATGCCCACAAGAAGATGTTCGTCCGTCCCCGCAAGGAAATTGTTTCCCTGGACTTGGACGAGGACCTGGACCCGCTGGAAACCACGGGCGACTACCTCAAACCCAAGGACTTCCGCCAGGCCCTCTTAGATGAAGATACCGTCGTCCTCGATACCCGGAACGACTATGAATACGACCTAGGCCACTTCCAAGGCGCTATCCGGCCAGACATCCACTCCTTCCGCGAACTCCCTCAGTGGGTGATCGACAACAAGGAAGAATTTATGGATAAGAAGGTCGTCGTTTATTGCACTGGCGGCATCCGCTGTGAAAAATTCTCCGGCTGGCTGGTCCGCGAAGGCATCGGGGAAAAAGTTGGCCAATTGGAAGGCGGCATCGACACCTATGGCAAGGACCCTGAGACCCAGGGCGATCTCTGGGAAGGCAAGATGTATGTCTTCGACGAACGCATCTCGGTGCCAATCAATCACGTGAAACCGACCGTCATCGGCCGCGACCACTTCGACGGCGAACCCTGCGACCGCTATGTCAACTGTGCCAATCCCGAATGCAACAAGCAAATCTTCGCTTCTGAAGCTAATGAAGATAAGTACCTGCGCGGCTGTTCCCCTGAATGCCGCCGCCACCCCCGCAACCGCTATGTGGCTGAACACGACCTCAGCAAGGCCCAGTGGGAAGAGCGCTTGAACGCGATTGGTGAAAGCTTGCAGGTATCGGAAAAAGTATAAAAGTAAAGGGTGTGAAGGCTAGCGGGAGAAAGAGACCTCTGGAGCCAAAAACCAGAGAAGACTGAAAGTCTTCGACGGATTTTGGTGAAGAGGAGCTCTTTCTGCTAGCCTGAACCCGACTACAGGATGTGAATAAGGTCAATCAGACTTGAATGATTGGCGGCGCATCAAAATAGACTGACACCAGTCAAACTTTTCGATGAGCTGAAATCACTCCAAGTCTGCTCTTATGTCCTGTACTGAGGCACGAGAAAAGCGTCCTGCTTTTGCAGTGGCGCTTTTTTCGTAAGTCCCTAGCATCTTTTCTTTATCTGTGCTATAATAGTTTCTATCAGATAGATATCGAGATGTAGCGCAGTCTGGTAGCGCACTAGCATGGGGTGCTAGGGGTCGCAGGTTCAATTCCTGTCATCTCGATTCATGAAACCGAGCGATTTTTAGCGTCGCTCGTTTTTTTTGTATATTAAGCTCAAAAAAGAGGCTGGAACAAGCTAGTCCGGTCTCCTTTTTTCTTTGATCTGCTAGATTATAGCTGGGGACATCAAGGACCGAAAATTTCGGTCGATGCCTTAGTCATTGTATATCTCCAAGAAGCCCTGGCGGAGTGCCTGGTTGGCGGTGTCTTTGAAGTGGACCTGGCCCTTGGCATCTGGTCCTTCTTCTGCGATCAGAATCCGGGGCTGGCCCTTGTCTTCCACAAAGAGATAGAAGTGGCGCTCAGGCTTGGGATTGGTCTTGTCTTCAATATCGCTATAGGCTGCCAACAAGCGCAAATCATCAGCCTCGTCCCCCGCTTGGACTTGGCGGGTCTTGCCATCCAAGGCAATTTCAAAGTCCTCTTGGGGCAGCTTAGCCCCGTAGAAATCAGCAGGCTGGTCGGGGCTGTAAGCTTGGTAGGCTTGCCCCATCTCCTGGCCCCAAGTCAGCATAAAGTTCCTTAGACGCTGGCTTTTGCCAGCTGTCCCACTTGGAGGAGTCGAGGTTTTTGCTGACCCTTCTGGATAGTGGTTGGTGATGGCCACACCGTAGCGGGCCTCATAGTCAACCGCTGGCTTGGGCCCCACATCTCCTGTAAGCGGCACACCAAACCAGATGTCACCCGTCGCTGGGTCTTGAGCCTGGATCCGAGTAGACCCAATATCCGTTGTATAAGGCCAGACAATATGCGCATAAAGGTCGGCCTGGAAGGGAATTTCATCCTTGAAATTGGGATAATTAATGAGGGTGATATAGGCTTCCATGGCCACCCCGGTATGGACAGCTAAGCGGTTGACCTCATCAAAACTTTCATCAGTCAAGGCTGCCACATCGGCCATCTGCTTGGCAAAGTCCAAGTGATCTAAGACATACTGGCTCATCCGCCACTTGGCATCCAAGCGATTCTGGTAGTCTTCATAAACCAAGCCCGTCAGCCATTCCCTCAGCTGGTCCAGCGCTTCTTGGTCTGCTGCATCGAATTCCGGCAGCAGCATTTTCTCCAAAACAAAAGTATCCGAATACAATTCTCGGTAATTTTCTTGGTGGTTTTCCTTAGCCAGCTCTTGGTCCAGTTTCTGGTAGAGCGCGGCAATAGCTGGATGGACGTCGCCGGGATCGCGGTCGGCAGCTTGGACGCTCTGAGCCGTGGGAAGGCCAGAAGCTATCGCCTGGTCCAGACGCTTGGCCCATCGCGCATTGGCCTGGCGAAGATTCTGGATATAAGTTTCTCGGTCCCCGTCTTCACTTCCACTAGCAGTCGCCTCAGCCTCCTCTGCCTGGCTGACAGCTGAACTTTGTGCCTGGCTCGAAGGCACTTGATTGCCTTCCTCTTGAGCCGTCACTTCTTCTTCCACTGGCGCCTGGTCATAAGTCGGCTCCGCTTTTTCCTGGTCGCAAGCCGTCAGTGCCAACTGGCCGACGACAAGCAGCATCCCCAATCCAAACCACTTTTTCTTCATCACGCGTCCTCCGTCCTAGTCCCAAAAATATCTGATATTTCCTGACCCTCATAGCGCATATAGAGCAAAGGGTAGGGCCTGCCTTCCTCATCCACTTCCGTCCGCCGATAAGTGACAAAGCCCATGTGCTGGTAGAAGGCCACTGCTTGGGCGTTCTGCTCATTAACGGTTAGCCGGTTGAGGCCATGGGAGCTAATCCCTATGGTCAAGAGCGCCCTGCCTAGGCCATCACCCCAGTAGCTGGGGTGTACAAAGAGCATCTCCAAACGATCCCCCACCAGGCCCATGAAGCCTGCCGTTTCCCCGACCGCTGACCGAACTAAAACTAAGTGGTCGACAGCCAATAAAGCGGCTGGGACTTCTTCTTTAATGGCCTGGATGGCAGCTTCATCCAGGAAATCATGGCTGGCACGAACCGAGGCCTCCCAGACGTCCAGGAGGTCTGGCACCCAAACTTGCCGGTCCCGTACTAATTTGATAAGAAAAGCTTTAGCCTCCACTTAGACCTCCTCCCGGGTCAAGCGCTCTATAATCGCCGCATGGTCGGGATAACGATCCAAGAGCTCCTGGCGGCTAAAGAGCTCGAAGTCATCATACTCAAAGCCCGGCGCGCACAAGCAGCTGACCAAGGCATAGTCTTCCTCAACCGTGGACCCAAAGATCGTCCCCTGGGGTACGACATAAGAGAGCTGTTGGCCCCGGTCCGCATCCAAGCCCAGTTCCACCGTCTCATAGCGGCCATCGGGATGAATCATATGGACGGTCAGGGCTTGACCGGCATGGTAGTACCAGATTTCATCGCAAGTCAGGCGGTGGAAGTGGGAGGGATTATCCGCTTCTAGCACGAAATAAATCGAGGTGTAGAGGGCGCGGTCGCCGTCCCTTACCCGTTCCGGACTCTTGACCACTTGTCGGAAATAGCCCCCTTCAACATGGGGTTCGAGGTTCAGGGCCTTGGCCCATTCAGCACTTGTCTTCATTCAAAAGACCTCCTTTTCCTCCAGTTTACCATTTTATCCGGCGGCGGCCTAGTTTTTCTAACGCGTCTCCCTTAGCGGCCTTGGCGGTGGGCAAAATACCGGCTGGATAAAAGCAAGGCTAGGCCTAAGAAGCAAGCCCCAAAGACCAGGGCAGCGATCCCATTAAAGCGCGAGGCTTCGATCCCCTCCTGAAAATCAGCCATGGCGCAGCTGACATAGTAACCGCTGTAACAATAGGGGTAAAGGGCCCACAAGCTGGTATTGGCGAGGAGGATACTAGGAATGACCAAGAATAAATTGAGGGCAATGGACAGGAAGGGCTGGCTGATCAGCACATGGACCTGCCAGATACAGGCCAAGCAGGGCAGCATAGTAAGAAAGATCCCTAGGCACTTGCTGACTAGGTAGGACAAGGGAACTGCCTGGTCAATGCCTGCCCAGTGCGTAGCCAGAAATCCTGCCAGGAGAAAGACCAGGAGGAAAAAAAGAATTTCCAAGCCTAAGAAGGCCACTAAGACCAGGAATTTCGCCAGGTTGACCTGGTAGAGCTTGACCGGAAGGCTGAGTAATTTGACCATCCCCCTGTCCTTAGTTTCCAGTCGGGTCACCATCACGGCTAGGACAATCATGGTAAAGGGCAAGAGATAATAGGCATACAGGAGGCAAGACTGGATAAACATAGCGCCCCAGGCCTCCTTGTATTCCGGCGTAAAATAAGCCGAAATGGAGTGGATGCCGGTTAAGACAATCAATAAGGGAGCAATCAAAATCAAGGGCAGGATATGGCTACGGCGCAGTTTGAGGCATTCGACTTTTAAGGCGGTCAACATGGAGACCAGCTCCTTTCTATTCATAGCAGCGATTCTGGGCAAGTAAAGGCCGAGGCTTAAATAAAACAAAGCGGATAGGCCCGCTAGCCAGCCCAGATCTCCTGACAAAGTGAAGGTCATTGTGGCAGAAGGTTGGAACATCAAGACAAAGGGGTGGAGAAGCAGCGCTTGGTTGGGGAAATTAGCCAAGGCTAAGCCCGTTAAGAGGCCAGCCAAGCCGATCCCCAGCGAGGTCCACAAGTTCTGACAGCGCGAGGCAACGAGGACCATCCCCGTCAGGACTGGCAGGGAAGAGAGTAAGGCCAGGCCAAAAGCCGAGACAAGCAGGCTGAGTCGGTCAGCTGTGAAGCCCAAGTAGCCAGCCATCAAGCCAGCCAAACTCGCGAACTCCAGTAAGAGGCTGAGCCCGTAAAGGCTGGCTAAGATGATAAGCTTGGCTAGGTACATTTTGCTTAGGGAATAAGGCAAGAAGTAGAGGTGTTTAATGGCCTGGCCGCGGCGCTCCAAGTCATAGCTCAGGGCAACGGAAAGGATGAGCGCCAGCATGTTCAAGAGCGTCAAAATCCCATAAAGCTGGGCCAAGAGAACTTGGACTGGGTCTCCTGGCAAGTTCAAGAGCTGGTCTCGGCGCAAGAAGTAAGTGAGACCAACCAACACTGCTCCGACAAGGCCGGTCAATAGGATTCCCGGCACAATTCCTGTTCCTTTTAACTTCTTTTTCTCAATCGACAAGGCTTTGAACATGGGAGCTCCCTCCTTGTCCGCGGTTGTCTGCCATAACCATCTCTAGGAAGAGGTCTTCCAAGGACTCTTGCCCCGCTGCCCGGTCTTTCAAGGCCCTGAGTGAGCCCTCGTAAAGCTGGCGGCCCCGGTTTAAGATGCAGAGGTCGTCCACCATCTGCTCCATCTCAGACAAGAGGTGGGAAGAGATCAGGACCGTACAGCCATAGCGTTCCGGCAGGGAGAGGATGAGCTGGCGGATCTCATGGATGCCTGCTGGATCGAGACCATTGGTGGGCTCATCCAAGATTAAGAGTGGAGGCTGACCGATCAAGGCCGAGGCGATGCCTAAACGCTGCTTCATCCCCAGCGAATAATGGCGGACAAGCCGGTCCGCATAGGGGCCTAAGTCCACCAAATTCAAGGCCTGGTCAACCGTCTCTGGCGCCAGGTCCAAGATACGGCGGATCAAGTCCAAGTTCTCCCGCCCGCTCAGGTTGGCATAGTAGGAAGGGGCCTCGATTAAGGCGCCGACCTTGTGGAGGATGGCTTGACGGTCCTTGGGGAAACTCAGCCCATCAATCTGGCAGTCGCCCGAAGACGGTGCCGTCAGTCCCAGAAGCATCTTCATAGTGGTCGACTTCCCTGCCCCATTCGGCCCCAACAAGCCATAGATTGACCCCCGGCTCACATGAAGGGAGAGCTGGTCAACAGCGACGAAATCCTTATACACTTTACTCAAGCGGTGACTTTCAATGATGTAGTCAGTCATTTTAATCATCCTTTCTTCCTGACTTAGCCCTAGGATAACAAGGCAAGCTGACAGGTCCCTGACCCCAAACTGACAATTTCCTGACATTTTTAAGCAAGGATTGCTTCCCCCTTTCTTCCTGCCTATAATAGCCTTAAGGAGGAAGCATCGATGACTAACCATTATTTAAAAGAAAAAAAGATCCTCTTAGTCGACGACCAAGCCGACCTATTGGAAATGACAGCCGACTTCCTAAGACAGGGCGGCTATCAAAAGATTT
Proteins encoded in this window:
- a CDS encoding cupin domain-containing protein — protein: MKTSAEWAKALNLEPHVEGGYFRQVVKSPERVRDGDRALYTSIYFVLEADNPSHFHRLTCDEIWYYHAGQALTVHMIHPDGRYETVELGLDADRGQQLSYVVPQGTIFGSTVEEDYALVSCLCAPGFEYDDFELFSRQELLDRYPDHAAIIERLTREEV
- a CDS encoding ABC transporter permease yields the protein MFKALSIEKKKLKGTGIVPGILLTGLVGAVLVGLTYFLRRDQLLNLPGDPVQVLLAQLYGILTLLNMLALILSVALSYDLERRGQAIKHLYFLPYSLSKMYLAKLIILASLYGLSLLLEFASLAGLMAGYLGFTADRLSLLVSAFGLALLSSLPVLTGMVLVASRCQNLWTSLGIGLAGLLTGLALANFPNQALLLHPFVLMFQPSATMTFTLSGDLGWLAGLSALFYLSLGLYLPRIAAMNRKELVSMLTALKVECLKLRRSHILPLILIAPLLIVLTGIHSISAYFTPEYKEAWGAMFIQSCLLYAYYLLPFTMIVLAVMVTRLETKDRGMVKLLSLPVKLYQVNLAKFLVLVAFLGLEILFFLLVFLLAGFLATHWAGIDQAVPLSYLVSKCLGIFLTMLPCLACIWQVHVLISQPFLSIALNLFLVIPSILLANTSLWALYPYCYSGYYVSCAMADFQEGIEASRFNGIAALVFGACFLGLALLLSSRYFAHRQGR
- a CDS encoding ABC transporter ATP-binding protein, coding for MIKMTDYIIESHRLSKVYKDFVAVDQLSLHVSRGSIYGLLGPNGAGKSTTMKMLLGLTAPSSGDCQIDGLSFPKDRQAILHKVGALIEAPSYYANLSGRENLDLIRRILDLAPETVDQALNLVDLGPYADRLVRHYSLGMKQRLGIASALIGQPPLLILDEPTNGLDPAGIHEIRQLILSLPERYGCTVLISSHLLSEMEQMVDDLCILNRGRQLYEGSLRALKDRAAGQESLEDLFLEMVMADNRGQGGSSHVQSLVD
- a CDS encoding GNAT family N-acetyltransferase, translating into MEAKAFLIKLVRDRQVWVPDLLDVWEASVRASHDFLDEAAIQAIKEEVPAALLAVDHLVLVRSAVGETAGFMGLVGDRLEMLFVHPSYWGDGLGRALLTIGISSHGLNRLTVNEQNAQAVAFYQHMGFVTYRRTEVDEEGRPYPLLYMRYEGQEISDIFGTRTEDA